A single Paenibacillus sp. FSL R5-0517 DNA region contains:
- the hemA gene encoding glutamyl-tRNA reductase, whose amino-acid sequence MHIVVVGLNYRTAPVEVRERFTFAEKDLSEALQQLKLTKSVLEGVIVATCNRTELYVVVDRLHMCGYFIRTFMEQWFNVPREEFTQHLYIYEDDQAMRHLFRVICGLDSMVIGETQILGQVKQAFLKAQEEKSTGTWFNMLFKQAVTLGKRAHSETSIGESAVSVSYAAVELGKRIFGMFTDKKVLILGAGKMSELTVKHLYANGASEVIVANRTLARAEELAAKFRGTPCTMEQALDRLNEVDIVISSTGAERYVMDAAVVRESMKRRQSRPLFLIDIAVPRDIDPAIAELSNVYLYDIDDLEGIVESNLEMRKVEAAKIERMIELEMEDYYHWLKTLGVRPVIRALQEKGVSIHEETMDSLFNKLPELDEHQRKVIRRLTKSIVNQMTTDPINRIKEMAGTKQGDEALRMFTQIFALENAVEMAAEKVSQSDATALAKPAAHLNENRQDPVPAYAPAGV is encoded by the coding sequence ATGCACATCGTTGTCGTTGGTTTGAATTATCGCACGGCGCCTGTAGAGGTTAGGGAACGATTCACATTTGCAGAAAAGGACTTGTCTGAAGCGCTGCAGCAGCTCAAGCTGACCAAGAGTGTATTGGAAGGTGTAATCGTAGCCACATGTAACCGTACCGAGTTGTATGTTGTGGTGGACCGTCTTCACATGTGTGGTTATTTTATTCGAACATTCATGGAACAATGGTTTAATGTACCACGGGAAGAATTTACGCAACACTTATATATATATGAAGATGACCAAGCCATGCGCCATTTGTTCCGTGTGATCTGCGGACTTGATTCCATGGTCATTGGTGAGACTCAGATACTTGGACAGGTGAAACAGGCTTTTCTTAAAGCTCAGGAAGAGAAATCAACAGGTACCTGGTTTAATATGCTGTTCAAACAGGCAGTTACACTGGGCAAACGGGCCCATTCGGAGACCTCCATCGGGGAGAGCGCCGTATCTGTCAGTTATGCTGCTGTTGAGCTTGGTAAGAGGATTTTTGGCATGTTCACAGATAAGAAGGTGCTCATATTGGGTGCCGGCAAGATGAGTGAACTAACCGTGAAACATCTCTATGCCAACGGGGCATCCGAAGTCATCGTGGCAAATCGTACGCTCGCAAGAGCCGAAGAGTTGGCAGCCAAGTTCCGGGGCACACCTTGTACGATGGAACAAGCATTAGATCGTCTTAATGAAGTGGACATTGTGATTAGTTCTACTGGAGCTGAACGTTATGTCATGGATGCGGCAGTGGTACGGGAGAGCATGAAGCGTCGTCAATCCCGTCCATTGTTCCTGATTGATATTGCGGTTCCACGGGATATTGATCCGGCGATTGCTGAGTTATCCAACGTATATCTCTATGACATTGATGATCTGGAAGGAATCGTGGAGAGCAACCTGGAGATGCGTAAGGTGGAAGCTGCCAAGATTGAGAGAATGATTGAGCTTGAGATGGAAGATTATTACCATTGGCTCAAAACGTTGGGTGTTCGTCCCGTTATTCGCGCTTTGCAGGAAAAAGGTGTCTCCATTCATGAAGAAACGATGGATAGCCTGTTTAATAAACTGCCTGAGCTTGATGAACATCAGCGTAAAGTCATTCGTCGTTTGACCAAGAGTATTGTGAATCAAATGACGACAGATCCGATTAATCGGATTAAGGAAATGGCAGGAACGAAGCAAGGTGATGAAGCTCTGCGCATGTTTACTCAGATTTTCGCTTTGGAAAATGCAGTGGAGATGGCCGCTGAAAAAGTGAGTCAGAGTGACGCCACAGCTCTGGCTAAACCAGCCGCTCACCTTAACGAAAACCGGCAAGACCCCGTGCCGGCTTATGCTCCGGCAGGCGTATAA
- the speD gene encoding adenosylmethionine decarboxylase — protein MEYSTFGRHVAVDTWGVDFNLLNNAEYLQAQMVEAAEACGATVMSVQSKQFDPQGATVLVLLSESHLSIHTYPERGFAAIDCYTCGDTVDPQLAIDYLVSVLKPEKTYAKKLVRGLGELQVETPEMNKHSEWV, from the coding sequence GTGGAATATTCAACTTTCGGAAGACACGTTGCTGTTGATACTTGGGGTGTCGACTTTAATCTACTGAACAATGCGGAGTACTTGCAAGCCCAAATGGTTGAAGCAGCGGAGGCATGTGGTGCGACAGTAATGTCCGTGCAGTCCAAGCAGTTTGACCCACAGGGAGCGACCGTTCTTGTACTCTTGTCGGAGAGTCACCTCTCCATTCATACGTATCCTGAGAGAGGTTTTGCAGCAATTGATTGTTACACTTGCGGGGATACCGTTGACCCACAGTTGGCCATTGACTACCTGGTATCCGTATTAAAGCCGGAAAAAACGTATGCAAAGAAGCTGGTACGTGGATTGGGCGAATTGCAAGTTGAAACACCAGAGATGAACAAACATTCAGAATGGGTTTAA